In one Ictalurus furcatus strain D&B chromosome 28, Billie_1.0, whole genome shotgun sequence genomic region, the following are encoded:
- the LOC128603645 gene encoding tubulin beta chain-like, with amino-acid sequence MSGVTTCLHFPGQLNADLRKLAVNMVPFPSLHFFMPGFAPLTSSGSQQYRALTVPELTQMFDAKNMMAACDPCHGRGLTVAAVFQGHMSMKEVDEQMLNVQNKNSSYFVEWIPNNVKTAVGDIPPRGLNMAATFIGNSTAIQELFKRISEQFTAMSRRKTFLHWYTGEGMDEMEFTEAESNMNDLVSEYQQYQDATAEEEGEFEEEAEEDSKGKGKGQPKKSNAKRHS; translated from the coding sequence ATGAGTGGTGTAACCACCTGCCTCCATTTTCCTGGGCAGCTCAACGCTGACCTGCGAAAACTGGCTGTCAATATGGTGCCCTTCCCTAGTCTGCACTTCTTCATGCCTGGTTTTGCCCCACTCACCAGCAGTGGGAGCCAGCAGTACCGTGCACTCACTGTGCCTGAACTAACACAGATGTTTGATGCCAAGAATATGATGGCAGCGTGTGATCCATGCCATGGCCGTGGATTGACTGTGGCTGCTGTCTTCCAGGGCCATATGTCTATGAAAGAGGTGGATGAGCAGATGCTCAATGTGCAGAACAAAAACAGCAGCTATTTTGTGGAATGGATCCCCAATAATGTCAAAACAGCTGTAGGTGACATCCCACCAAGAGGGCTTAACATGGCTGCCACCTTCATTGGCAACAGCACAGCCATCCAGGAGCTGTTCAAGCGCATCTCGGAGCAGTTCACAGCCATGTCCAGGAGAAAGACATTCCTGCATTGGTACACAGGAGAAGGAATGGATGAGATGGAGTTCACTGAGGCAGAAAGCAACATGAATGACCTTGTGTCTGAGTACCAGCAGTACCAGGATGCCACAGCTGAAGAGGAGGGTGAGTTTGAGGAAGAAGCAGAAGAGGA